The following DNA comes from Fervidibacillus albus.
CAGCTATTCTAATCAAAGCTCTTAACTTATTTTTCATACCACCAGTCACATCTTGCTTATTTGAATCTCCTGCTAAATTAAGAATTTCTCTATAGTTATCTTTATTTACGAGTTTTATGATGTCTTTCATTTGATTCGTCGTATATATCCCATCTACATCAGTTAATGTAACAACTCTTTTAACTCTAAAAGATCTTGCAAATACTTCAGGTATATTGTCGCTGGAGTATATTACGAAAATTTTATCTTTATCAAAAGTTAAATCCCCCGAAGTAATAGGTAAAATATTTAACTTCAAACATTCTTTAATTGCAGCTATGTTATACTCGGATAAATCTCCGTCTTTGGTAGTACAGTAACTACTCGCTTGGAAGGGATAGCAGGGTATTCCCTCTTCTCTAAAAATCCGACAAACCAAAGAAATCCATTCAAACATTTTAATAGTCATCATCTGTAAATCGAGAGGATCCCATGGTTGATCTGAATTTTTTATATTATACCTAATGGGAACACCGTTTCCGTAGGATCCTCCACCAAGAACAATAATCAGGTTACCCTTTATGTCTTCCCATATTTTTTTTACTACTTTAGCATATCTTCTAATTTCCTCTAAATTTGGTGAACAGTATTCATCTTTATGCGTAATTAAACTTCCACCAATTTTCACAACATACATGTGCGGATACCCCTTAGTACAAAGTTTGTTATATTAAAAAGGAACGAAAGAGGACAACTAATTGAAAGTTATCATTTTAATATTCCTCCTTATATTGATTATTTTCCTTCTTATATTGATTATTTTCCTCCTTATATTGATTATTAATTTGTAATCGGTTCTTTTACAGATTCAACTAAATGACGTTCAAGAGACTCTTCTAATTGTAAATAGAATTTTTCGACATCCTTATTCAGTGGAATATCATCAATACCTAGATCTACTTCAACTTGTTTCAATGTTTCTGGACTAACTGATGGTTGGGTTAGGGATGCTAACCTATGTACAAGACCTTTTACCATTTCCTTTGCAGAAAAACTAACATTCCAGAAATCCTCAGATAGTACCTTTTCTCTGACAGTTGGAGCGGTTTCAGCATACCATTTTATTCTGTAATTAAAATAATCGACTTTTTTCCACATTGCATATTGTTCTGCACAATAACCCTCATATGGAGCGAAAGCCTGAACTGCATTATTATAGGTATCGAAATACGAGTGGGAAATAACAGATAGTAATGCTCCATATCCTTCTTCAAAAGCCATTGCATCAGCATCTTTTTTATCAGAAACTTTGAAATCTTCAACAAAACTTTCGTAATCTTCTCTTAATCTTCTTAGTTCAAAAGTATCTTCAGGAACATATGGAACATTACCGTTTTTAGATCCAAAAACATTTAAAGCTGCCTTAACTAGGAGTGGTCCTTTTGATAGTGGATGACAATGAAACCTATGCAAATGACTAGGAGATCCATCAATTTTTGCAATGATAGAAAGATGCCCCATGTTTTCATCTTCACCAGCTACTTTTAACAAAGCTTTTGCAAATGCGATATGTGAGAACGATCCATGTTAATCCTCCTCTATTTCTAAAAAATAATTTTTTTGAGACTAATAGCTTTATGGTTTTATTTAGAAATGTTGATTAACTTACTAATCTCAAGAAAGTAGAACTATCAATGTAAGGAATACTACGCAGACTCAACTTTGGCCTCCTAAATACGTTTAGGGTTTACTAATGTGGTCTATTTGTAATTATGTAAAGAATTTTATGGAACTAAACAGTTTCAAATTTTTCTTTTGGAGACTGCTGTGAAACGATTACACAAGCAGTTACCTGAAGGCGCCATCAAAACAGCGACAACGGATCGCGGGAAAGAATTTAGCTCAAGTGAGGTACTACGTTTTCTGAAAGCCTGTATTCTCAATAATTTTTGCCCCCAAGGCGAAATTAAGGCGAAATTTCATCAATATGTTGTATCCATTCCTTTACCGTTTCATTGATTTTCAAAAACGAGCTTTTCCAAAGAATTATTTTTTTATAAGCAACGCACAACACTCCACATGACTTGTATACGGAAACATGTCCACCGGTTGGACTTCGATCGTTCGGTATCCGCCACTTTCCAACATATGTAAATCCCTTGCTAAAGTGGAAGGGTTGCAGCTGACGTAGACGATGCGAGCCGGTTTCATTTCTAGCATCGTCTGGATTAATTTTTCGTCACAACCTTTCCGAGGGGGATCGACGACGATTACATCCGCTTGAATTCCCTCTTCCGCCCATTTTGGAATGACTTCCTCCGCCTTTCCAACGGCAAATTCCACATTGGTCATTTCGTTCAGTTCGGCATTTCTTCGGGCATCCTCGATCGCATCACCGACAACTTCCACACCGTAAACGTTTTTCGCTTTTTGAGCTAAAAAGAGGGAGATCGTTCCAATTCCGCAATACGCATCAATCACCGTTTCTTTTCCGCTTAAGTTGGCATATTCCAACGCCTTTTCGTACAACACTTTCGTTTGAACGGGATTCACTTG
Coding sequences within:
- a CDS encoding isopentenyl phosphate kinase, with the translated sequence MYVVKIGGSLITHKDEYCSPNLEEIRRYAKVVKKIWEDIKGNLIIVLGGGSYGNGVPIRYNIKNSDQPWDPLDLQMMTIKMFEWISLVCRIFREEGIPCYPFQASSYCTTKDGDLSEYNIAAIKECLKLNILPITSGDLTFDKDKIFVIYSSDNIPEVFARSFRVKRVVTLTDVDGIYTTNQMKDIIKLVNKDNYREILNLAGDSNKQDVTGGMKNKLRALIRIAALGTECVICSGKDPMNLIPAIYSQTPPGTFISAWECEGSSC